One genomic window of Streptomyces sp. NBC_01498 includes the following:
- a CDS encoding DUF742 domain-containing protein, with translation MPSTVDTLTALRASGAPLASYHTAAHRRVVELVTDGSLTAVEIAAYLALPASVGLMLAEQLVSDGLLNASVPMPDALAPSRAGRPSMQLMEEVLSGLQSLRVA, from the coding sequence TTGCCCAGCACCGTCGACACGCTCACGGCCCTGCGTGCCAGCGGCGCTCCGTTGGCCTCCTACCACACGGCGGCGCACCGCCGGGTGGTCGAGCTGGTGACGGACGGTTCCCTCACCGCCGTCGAGATAGCCGCCTATCTCGCGCTGCCGGCCAGCGTCGGTCTGATGCTCGCCGAACAGCTGGTCAGTGACGGCCTGTTAAACGCCAGTGTGCCGATGCCGGATGCCCTTGCCCCTTCGCGTGCCGGACGGCCGTCGATGCAACTCATGGAAGAGGTGCTGAGTGGACTCCAGTCACTCCGCGTCGCCTAG
- a CDS encoding polyprenyl synthetase family protein: MTTTRPDTAPPGMSPVRDRVSAALTGFLDAKDEAAPGSELLYLTSTLRRFLAGGKQLRSVLCVYGWQAAGGDGEMTAAVRAAASLELFQVFALVHDDVMDDSDVRRGQPSAHRALAAAYTDRGGLHDRAEAHGLGAAVLLGDLALVWSDELLHTAGLEPSRLAQVLPLVADMRSELMYGQLLDLQTTGRPSDDVETALHVIRYKTAKYTVERPLHIGAAVAGAAPEVIDACTAFGIPLGEAFQLRDDLLGVFGDPIETGKSILDDLREGKATVLMALAFRRASPGERTTLRDLVGRGDLDEERAAEVRAVLESTGARQTVEEMIKERREAALTALDEAPFPEATTARLRQVALAATDRQT; the protein is encoded by the coding sequence ATGACAACCACACGCCCCGACACCGCTCCACCCGGCATGTCGCCCGTACGGGACAGGGTGAGCGCGGCTCTCACCGGATTCCTCGACGCCAAGGACGAGGCCGCGCCGGGATCCGAACTGCTCTATCTGACCTCCACCCTGCGCAGGTTCCTCGCCGGCGGGAAACAGCTGCGGTCCGTGCTGTGCGTCTACGGATGGCAGGCCGCCGGAGGGGACGGGGAGATGACGGCCGCCGTCCGGGCGGCCGCGAGCCTCGAACTGTTCCAGGTGTTCGCCCTGGTGCACGACGACGTGATGGACGACAGCGATGTCCGTCGCGGGCAGCCGTCCGCGCACCGCGCGCTGGCCGCCGCGTACACCGATCGCGGTGGTCTCCACGACCGTGCCGAGGCACACGGACTTGGCGCGGCCGTCCTCCTGGGCGACCTGGCGCTGGTGTGGTCCGACGAGCTCCTGCACACGGCGGGTCTCGAACCGAGCAGGCTCGCCCAGGTGCTGCCGCTGGTGGCCGACATGCGCAGCGAGCTCATGTACGGCCAGCTTCTGGACCTTCAGACCACCGGCCGGCCGAGCGACGACGTCGAAACGGCCCTGCACGTCATCCGTTACAAGACCGCCAAGTACACCGTCGAACGCCCCCTGCACATCGGCGCGGCGGTCGCCGGAGCCGCGCCGGAGGTCATCGACGCCTGCACGGCCTTCGGCATCCCGCTAGGAGAAGCGTTTCAGCTGCGGGACGACCTGCTCGGTGTGTTCGGCGATCCCATCGAGACCGGAAAGTCGATACTGGACGATCTGCGCGAGGGCAAGGCCACGGTCCTGATGGCCCTCGCCTTCCGCCGGGCCTCCCCCGGCGAGCGTACGACCCTGCGCGACCTCGTCGGGCGCGGTGATCTCGACGAGGAGCGGGCCGCCGAGGTCCGGGCCGTCCTGGAGTCCACCGGCGCCCGGCAGACCGTGGAAGAAATGATCAAGGAGCGCCGGGAGGCGGCCCTCACCGCACTGGACGAGGCGCCCTTCCCGGAAGCGACCACCGCCCGGCTGCGCCAGGTCGCCCTGGCCGCCACGGACCGGCAGACATGA
- a CDS encoding terpene synthase family protein — protein MNDATRTDQGALPMPDLRGSFPGPFPASPYADDIERHAAGWLRTFPLVGSERRSGALANITGHGMARTFPTAGRDDLFLCADLFLWLTAFDDAHGEATGARDPARLVRAVGECVQVVAGHGEPPESPSVFATALGDLLARFRVRAAPAPYLRLTAHLRDTLFGIVWEAHHLGAPDRVTLSDYRAMRPHTVFVRTLMATGEIVLGYELTESERSLEPVRELEGAVADLAGWINDLASYAKETADDGQAPLSLPVLLGRQHDGDLEEAFRAASRMCEERAATAAARIAELTARGGPLAAHAGALGSVASSYVWHIRHSRYRT, from the coding sequence GTGAACGACGCGACCCGCACGGACCAGGGGGCCCTGCCGATGCCCGATCTGCGCGGCTCCTTCCCCGGGCCCTTCCCGGCGAGCCCGTACGCCGACGACATCGAGCGGCACGCCGCCGGGTGGCTCCGGACGTTCCCGCTCGTCGGCTCGGAGCGCAGATCGGGCGCCCTGGCCAACATCACGGGCCACGGAATGGCCCGCACCTTCCCGACGGCCGGCCGGGACGACCTCTTCCTCTGCGCCGATCTCTTCCTGTGGCTGACCGCGTTCGACGACGCGCACGGCGAGGCGACGGGGGCCCGCGACCCGGCCCGGCTGGTCCGCGCGGTCGGTGAGTGCGTCCAGGTCGTCGCGGGCCATGGCGAGCCACCGGAAAGCCCGAGCGTCTTCGCCACGGCGCTGGGCGACCTCCTGGCCCGGTTCCGGGTACGGGCCGCTCCCGCCCCGTACCTCCGGCTGACCGCACACCTGCGGGACACCCTCTTCGGCATCGTCTGGGAGGCGCACCACCTCGGGGCGCCCGACCGTGTGACCCTGTCCGACTACCGCGCGATGCGCCCGCACACCGTCTTCGTACGGACCCTCATGGCCACCGGGGAGATCGTGCTCGGGTACGAACTGACCGAATCCGAGAGGTCCTTGGAGCCGGTGCGGGAACTGGAGGGGGCCGTCGCCGACCTCGCCGGCTGGATCAACGACCTCGCCTCGTACGCGAAGGAGACGGCCGACGACGGGCAGGCGCCCCTCAGCCTGCCCGTGTTGCTGGGGCGACAGCACGACGGCGATCTCGAAGAGGCGTTCCGGGCGGCCTCGCGCATGTGCGAGGAGCGTGCCGCGACGGCCGCCGCCCGTATCGCCGAACTGACCGCCCGGGGCGGTCCGCTGGCCGCTCACGCGGGGGCGCTCGGGTCCGTCGCGTCCTCGTACGTCTGGCACATCCGGCACTCCCGCTACCGGACGTAG
- a CDS encoding GTP-binding protein, producing MYLPEGEHQRAKILVAGPLGVGKTTAIRTLSQIPTLHTDEVMTDAAAGADDLSFVGLRDKTTTTVAIDFGRLTLPGGRVVLYLYGTPGQRRFLPLWEGIAFGALGALVLVDTRRLDESFEVMDLIEERGLPYAVAVNTFPDSPDYDLEVVRKKLDLAPRTPLVTCDAREMDSTLHALIALTAHSISSAGVGVS from the coding sequence GTGTATCTCCCGGAGGGGGAGCACCAGAGGGCGAAGATCCTTGTCGCGGGTCCTCTCGGCGTCGGCAAGACGACGGCGATCAGGACGCTTTCACAGATCCCCACGCTGCACACCGACGAAGTCATGACGGACGCGGCGGCCGGCGCCGACGATCTGAGTTTCGTCGGTCTGCGGGACAAGACGACCACCACGGTCGCCATCGACTTCGGCCGGCTGACCCTGCCGGGCGGGCGAGTTGTCCTGTATCTGTACGGAACTCCGGGGCAGCGCCGCTTCCTTCCCCTGTGGGAGGGCATCGCGTTCGGGGCTCTCGGTGCGCTCGTCCTGGTCGACACGCGTCGACTGGACGAATCCTTCGAGGTGATGGATCTCATCGAGGAGCGCGGTTTGCCGTACGCCGTGGCAGTCAATACCTTCCCTGACTCACCCGACTACGACTTGGAGGTCGTGCGCAAGAAGCTCGACCTCGCCCCGCGAACCCCGCTCGTCACCTGTGATGCCCGCGAGATGGACAGCACTCTTCACGCACTCATCGCACTGACCGCCCATTCCATATCCTCGGCCGGAGTCGGAGTCTCGTGA
- a CDS encoding roadblock/LC7 domain-containing protein: MPAGENETWYLNPITEIPGVRHALLMTLDGMVQARSGNLPADDADGMAAMTSALHAASRAAVIPALGAAADTPIETVTVKIAEGTYMVMPAGANTLIAAAGDDSMHMGVVVHMMARQAKKLGEQHMSVSARVHDGTS, translated from the coding sequence ATGCCCGCCGGCGAGAACGAGACCTGGTACCTGAACCCCATCACCGAGATTCCAGGTGTCCGTCACGCCCTGCTCATGACCCTGGACGGAATGGTCCAGGCGCGGTCCGGGAATCTTCCGGCCGACGACGCGGACGGTATGGCCGCGATGACCTCCGCCCTGCACGCGGCCTCGCGCGCCGCCGTGATACCGGCGCTGGGGGCCGCGGCGGACACCCCCATCGAGACGGTGACCGTGAAGATAGCCGAGGGCACCTACATGGTCATGCCGGCCGGTGCCAACACCTTGATCGCGGCCGCGGGCGACGACTCGATGCACATGGGCGTGGTCGTCCACATGATGGCTCGTCAGGCGAAGAAGCTCGGGGAGCAGCACATGTCCGTCTCCGCGCGCGTCCATGACGGCACGTCATGA
- a CDS encoding prenyltransferase/squalene oxidase repeat-containing protein, whose translation MSDTVVHTTYPEQAAQLLARIDQDPWGSVRPSLYETARVISAAPWLPGEPQRIAYLLNEQAPDGSWGEGPERYRLLPTLSAVEAALAVLRRGNTSAGTTRRLTASVDRGLAALRALPPAGPWPDTAAAEILVPSLVARIHEQIALLADDRTDHGTAATGGWLPGPGPALPRGYDQGAPAYVAKRYAAAGGLPVKLHHTFEGIARYIPEALVPDGPDLLGSSPAATAARAAALSREPAPETVTALAAVSRRYAGSFPEAAPIVVFERLWVAAALAGAQLPAAGLPTVRQWATDLYDPRGVRGAPGLMTDADDTAMAVLVSSLVGLEHSPDPLDLFHNGTHYDCYVGEDTGSVTANAHALQALGGYQRRHPGTRHLHGPRTAGVRDWLVGRQLPEGPWPDKWHASPYYATTRCVSALTRYGADHASGAVEAAVAWTVDTQRDDGSWGVWGGTAEETAYAAQILLAAAGPRPERERALRRAETYLNDGAGDGHHPALWHDKTLYAPGAMIEAEILAVRERLRTRHDANGRQTTPTDAEK comes from the coding sequence ATGAGCGACACGGTCGTGCACACGACCTACCCCGAACAGGCCGCCCAGCTGCTGGCGAGGATCGACCAGGACCCGTGGGGCAGTGTCCGCCCCTCCCTGTACGAGACCGCCCGGGTCATCTCGGCGGCCCCCTGGCTTCCCGGGGAACCGCAGCGGATCGCGTATCTGCTGAACGAGCAGGCCCCGGACGGCAGTTGGGGTGAAGGCCCCGAACGGTACCGCCTGCTGCCGACGCTCAGCGCCGTGGAAGCCGCACTCGCCGTCCTGCGGCGGGGCAACACCTCCGCCGGGACGACCCGCCGGCTCACCGCCTCGGTGGACCGTGGGCTCGCCGCCCTGCGCGCGCTGCCCCCGGCGGGACCGTGGCCCGACACCGCCGCGGCCGAGATCCTCGTGCCCAGCCTGGTCGCGAGGATCCACGAACAGATCGCCCTCCTCGCCGACGACCGGACGGACCACGGGACAGCGGCCACCGGCGGATGGCTGCCGGGGCCCGGCCCCGCCCTGCCCCGGGGCTACGACCAGGGCGCGCCCGCGTACGTCGCCAAGCGGTACGCGGCGGCGGGCGGGCTCCCCGTCAAGCTGCACCACACGTTCGAAGGCATAGCCCGGTACATACCGGAGGCGCTCGTACCCGACGGGCCGGATCTGCTGGGCAGTTCACCGGCCGCCACCGCGGCCCGCGCCGCCGCGCTCTCCCGGGAACCGGCGCCCGAAACCGTCACGGCTCTCGCAGCCGTGTCACGACGCTACGCGGGTAGCTTCCCCGAGGCGGCTCCGATCGTGGTCTTCGAGCGCCTGTGGGTCGCCGCCGCGCTCGCCGGTGCCCAACTGCCGGCCGCCGGCCTGCCCACCGTCCGGCAATGGGCCACCGACCTCTACGACCCCCGGGGAGTACGGGGCGCCCCCGGGCTCATGACGGACGCCGACGACACCGCCATGGCCGTCCTGGTCTCCTCGCTGGTCGGTCTGGAGCACAGCCCCGACCCGCTCGACCTGTTCCACAACGGCACCCACTACGACTGCTACGTCGGCGAGGACACCGGATCCGTCACCGCGAACGCCCACGCCCTCCAGGCACTCGGCGGCTACCAGCGGCGCCACCCCGGGACGCGGCACCTCCACGGCCCCCGCACGGCGGGGGTGCGCGACTGGCTCGTCGGCCGGCAACTGCCCGAAGGACCCTGGCCGGACAAGTGGCACGCCTCCCCCTACTACGCCACGACCCGGTGCGTGTCCGCGCTCACCCGGTACGGCGCGGACCACGCGTCCGGCGCCGTGGAGGCCGCCGTGGCCTGGACCGTCGACACCCAGCGGGACGACGGCTCCTGGGGGGTGTGGGGCGGTACGGCGGAGGAGACCGCGTACGCGGCACAGATCCTGCTGGCCGCCGCCGGACCCCGGCCGGAGCGTGAGCGCGCCCTCCGGCGGGCCGAGACGTATCTGAACGACGGGGCGGGCGACGGCCACCACCCCGCGCTGTGGCACGACAAGACCCTGTACGCCCCCGGGGCCATGATCGAGGCCGAGATCCTCGCCGTACGGGAACGGCTGCGGACCCGGCACGACGCGAACGGACGACAGACCACCCCCACGGACGCGGAAAAGTAA
- a CDS encoding cytochrome P450, with translation MSITPSAATAVPLHGAAHAADPQRSYELLRRQGPVGVAEIDNGLFVHLVTDYQAALDLLQDTATWTKDTRSWLSRVPENSPIRPLVEWRPSLFFADGEEHAHLRKVITDSFALLDPNDVRVLTFRYADRLLQDFADAGTVDLVGQYARQLPLMIFNALFGMADEHGAPLVGTLAAMVDTDPGRKAAGTEAFGAYLGTLYQTKAAQRGHDLTSWFIDHPNGLSPEEVMNQVIILLGAGNETTANLIANTCVRMLSDDRYFGTLTTGSLPVQHAIDDALWHDSPLANYSFHFPKEDVTFHGTHIPAGSPVMVSYAAANTCPHAGIPTDGYRSGSKAHLAFAAGPHACPARDLALLIATAAIERLTSYLPDIELAVEPDQLTYREGPVHRTLTSLPARFTPLTPDAEGATPWSRSSSSPEPTVASSPTAGDRASVTAS, from the coding sequence GTGAGCATCACACCATCTGCCGCCACAGCCGTGCCCCTGCACGGTGCCGCGCACGCGGCCGATCCCCAGCGCAGCTATGAACTGCTGCGCCGTCAGGGGCCGGTCGGGGTCGCGGAGATCGACAACGGTCTCTTCGTCCATCTGGTCACCGACTACCAGGCGGCGCTCGACCTGCTTCAGGACACGGCCACCTGGACGAAGGACACCCGCAGTTGGCTGTCCCGGGTTCCGGAGAACAGTCCGATCAGACCCCTGGTGGAGTGGCGGCCCAGTCTCTTCTTCGCCGACGGCGAGGAGCACGCGCATCTGCGCAAGGTGATCACCGACAGCTTCGCCCTTCTCGATCCCAACGACGTCCGTGTTCTGACGTTCCGTTACGCCGACAGGCTGCTTCAGGACTTCGCGGACGCCGGGACGGTCGATCTCGTCGGCCAGTACGCGCGACAGCTGCCGTTGATGATCTTCAACGCCCTGTTCGGCATGGCGGACGAGCACGGGGCCCCGCTGGTCGGGACGCTCGCGGCCATGGTGGACACCGATCCGGGGCGGAAGGCGGCCGGCACGGAGGCGTTCGGCGCGTATCTGGGGACCCTTTACCAGACCAAGGCCGCGCAGCGCGGGCACGACCTGACGTCCTGGTTCATCGATCACCCCAACGGGTTGAGCCCGGAAGAGGTGATGAACCAGGTCATCATCCTGCTCGGTGCGGGAAACGAGACGACGGCCAACCTCATCGCGAACACCTGCGTCCGGATGCTGAGTGACGACCGGTACTTCGGCACCCTGACCACCGGCAGCCTGCCGGTCCAGCACGCCATCGACGACGCCCTGTGGCACGACTCGCCGCTGGCCAACTACAGCTTCCACTTCCCGAAGGAGGACGTCACTTTCCACGGTACGCACATCCCCGCCGGTTCCCCCGTCATGGTGTCGTACGCCGCCGCGAACACCTGTCCGCACGCGGGGATACCGACCGACGGCTACCGGTCGGGCAGCAAGGCGCATCTGGCGTTCGCCGCCGGGCCGCACGCCTGCCCGGCGCGTGATCTCGCCCTGCTGATCGCGACCGCCGCGATCGAAAGGCTCACCAGCTATCTGCCGGACATCGAACTGGCCGTCGAACCGGATCAGTTGACCTATCGCGAGGGGCCCGTCCACCGGACGCTCACGTCGCTCCCCGCACGGTTCACTCCGCTGACTCCCGACGCCGAAGGCGCCACCCCCTGGAGCCGTAGCTCCTCCAGCCCGGAGCCGACCGTGGCGTCGTCCCCGACGGCAGGCGACCGTGCGTCGGTGACAGCTTCCTAG
- a CDS encoding cytochrome P450, translated as MSTSLNIPPIAPGKLPLIGHTLPLIKDRLAFLQSLRTHGPIVRVTVGPKTLTVVNSPELMHKMLTSQADEFTKGLLFEKLKLFGKDALPVAEGKPHLRRRRLMQPAFHRQQIAGYVTTMRETVEPYIASWDGGTPLDLKTEMQLMTQGVVMSALFSATPPRGPARTILDSVDTVFTTALKRALLPISVLERLPTRGNRKVRAAGITLRTTVADIIAEHRAHPDTYDDIVSLLLNARDESGEPLPDDEILSEVVGLLAAGSETTAVVLSWLFHELGRAPELERRLHEEVDSVLAEGPLTAERVPRLVLTRRLVSETLRLYSPAWLVTRKAVAEVRLGEFTLPAGSDVIWSAYTLHRDPQLYPDPLRFDPDRWLPERPQPPKGAFIPFGSGKRMCMGDAFAWTEAVLITALVASRWRLRPTPDTVRPVGEITTHPSSLHMVPELRHHTLAGKAR; from the coding sequence GTGTCGACCAGCCTGAACATTCCGCCGATCGCGCCCGGGAAGCTCCCCCTCATCGGGCACACCCTGCCGCTGATCAAGGACCGCCTCGCCTTTCTCCAGAGCCTGCGCACGCACGGCCCCATCGTCCGCGTCACCGTCGGCCCCAAGACCCTGACCGTGGTCAACTCGCCCGAGCTGATGCACAAGATGCTGACCAGCCAGGCCGACGAATTCACCAAGGGGCTGCTCTTCGAGAAGCTCAAACTCTTCGGCAAGGACGCCCTGCCCGTCGCGGAAGGCAAGCCGCACCTGCGCCGGCGCCGCCTGATGCAGCCGGCCTTCCACCGGCAGCAGATCGCCGGCTACGTCACCACCATGCGGGAGACGGTGGAGCCCTACATCGCGTCCTGGGACGGCGGCACCCCGCTCGACCTCAAGACCGAGATGCAGCTCATGACACAGGGCGTCGTCATGTCGGCCCTGTTCTCCGCCACGCCCCCACGCGGTCCCGCCCGCACGATCCTCGACAGCGTCGACACCGTCTTCACGACCGCCCTGAAGCGGGCCCTGCTGCCCATCTCCGTACTCGAACGGCTGCCCACCCGCGGCAACCGGAAGGTCCGGGCGGCCGGCATCACGCTGCGCACCACCGTCGCCGACATCATCGCCGAACACCGGGCGCACCCCGACACGTACGACGACATCGTCTCGCTGCTCCTGAACGCACGGGACGAGTCCGGCGAGCCGCTGCCCGACGACGAGATCCTGTCGGAGGTCGTCGGACTGCTCGCCGCGGGTTCCGAGACCACCGCCGTCGTCCTGTCGTGGCTGTTCCACGAACTGGGCCGCGCCCCGGAGCTGGAGCGCCGGCTCCACGAGGAGGTCGACTCCGTGCTCGCGGAGGGCCCGCTCACCGCCGAGCGCGTCCCCCGGCTCGTCCTCACCCGCAGGCTCGTCAGCGAGACCCTGCGGCTCTACAGCCCCGCGTGGCTCGTGACCCGGAAGGCGGTCGCGGAGGTGAGACTCGGCGAGTTCACCCTGCCCGCCGGCTCGGACGTGATCTGGAGCGCGTACACGCTGCACCGGGACCCGCAGCTGTACCCCGATCCGCTGCGCTTCGACCCCGACCGCTGGCTCCCCGAGCGTCCCCAGCCGCCGAAGGGCGCGTTCATCCCCTTCGGTTCCGGCAAACGCATGTGCATGGGGGACGCGTTCGCCTGGACCGAGGCCGTCCTCATCACCGCGCTGGTCGCCTCCCGCTGGCGGCTGCGGCCCACTCCCGACACCGTACGCCCGGTCGGAGAGATCACCACGCATCCCTCGTCGCTGCACATGGTGCCCGAGCTGAGGCACCACACCCTGGCGGGGAAGGCCCGGTGA
- a CDS encoding ATP-binding protein produces the protein MTSPSEPAVVLGAVTVVMAAVALLLALSRRKQTRRSREMDTALKSAEARTRHAELRAHGAESRARDLEAREERFRAEVGHLASARLPALRLSLISSHHPVPGLLHEREARPEETELLDAVLGRVSEMVLTDRRRVDAAARAALRGASQDSQALSYRLQSELDALQREFTGSQHLTHRILAADHLNEQNLRLIQRTAIVCGAWPGHVRKDTYVAEIVMGASSRLRGFDRIKINSRIASNVGIVGRAAEPVAVACAELMANALEHSRDDLAVEVSLIQTGNGNVCITIDDAGKGMTAEATARGVRLLSADSQDVMLTELGDPPSQGFAAIGNLVADYGFRVSIDTDHPSPYGGVRAVVTIPPNLLAPIDEEAEPQSAMAAQPAVAPKAERRPSAVAETVVAEEKPRAAAPGAGDGLPQRRRRGPSASASGLAAPTYRAPDPERSLKAWSEFQDGLESGRTGTDSEETL, from the coding sequence GTGACCTCTCCCTCAGAACCCGCCGTTGTGCTCGGCGCCGTGACCGTCGTCATGGCCGCCGTCGCGCTGCTGCTGGCGCTCTCCCGTCGTAAACAGACGCGACGGTCCAGAGAAATGGACACGGCGCTCAAGAGCGCCGAGGCGCGTACGCGTCACGCCGAACTCCGCGCGCACGGCGCGGAATCCCGCGCACGGGACCTGGAGGCCCGCGAGGAGCGGTTCCGCGCCGAGGTGGGTCATCTCGCCTCCGCGCGGCTCCCGGCCCTCAGACTCAGCCTGATCAGCTCCCACCACCCCGTACCCGGGCTGCTCCACGAGCGGGAGGCGCGGCCCGAGGAGACGGAACTCCTCGACGCCGTGCTCGGCCGGGTCTCGGAGATGGTCCTGACCGACCGTCGTCGGGTGGACGCCGCCGCGCGCGCGGCGTTGCGGGGCGCGAGCCAGGACTCGCAGGCGCTGTCGTACCGGCTTCAGTCGGAACTCGACGCGTTGCAGAGGGAGTTCACCGGGTCGCAGCACCTGACGCACCGGATTCTCGCCGCCGACCATCTCAACGAGCAGAATCTGCGGCTCATCCAGCGCACCGCCATCGTGTGCGGTGCCTGGCCGGGGCACGTGCGCAAGGACACGTACGTGGCCGAGATCGTGATGGGTGCCTCTTCCCGGTTGCGCGGTTTCGACCGGATCAAGATCAACTCGCGGATCGCGTCCAATGTCGGGATCGTCGGCCGTGCCGCCGAGCCCGTCGCGGTGGCCTGCGCGGAGCTGATGGCCAACGCGCTGGAGCACTCCCGCGACGACCTCGCGGTGGAGGTCAGCCTGATCCAGACCGGAAACGGCAACGTCTGCATCACGATCGACGACGCCGGCAAGGGCATGACGGCGGAAGCGACCGCGCGGGGCGTACGGCTGCTGTCGGCCGACAGCCAGGATGTGATGCTCACCGAGCTGGGCGACCCGCCGTCCCAGGGCTTCGCGGCCATCGGCAATCTCGTCGCCGACTACGGCTTCCGCGTATCCATCGACACCGACCATCCGTCTCCCTATGGCGGGGTGCGCGCTGTGGTGACCATTCCCCCGAACCTGCTGGCCCCGATCGACGAGGAGGCCGAGCCGCAGTCGGCGATGGCCGCCCAGCCGGCGGTGGCACCGAAGGCGGAGAGGCGGCCCTCCGCGGTCGCCGAGACCGTTGTCGCCGAGGAGAAGCCGCGCGCCGCCGCGCCGGGCGCCGGGGACGGTCTGCCCCAGCGTCGCCGTCGCGGGCCCTCGGCGTCGGCCAGCGGGCTCGCCGCTCCCACCTACCGTGCGCCGGACCCGGAGCGGTCTCTCAAAGCCTGGAGTGAATTCCAGGACGGCCTCGAAAGCGGCCGAACCGGTACTGATTCGGAGGAAACACTGTGA
- a CDS encoding alpha/beta hydrolase, translating to MTTYRNHSRKTLLLALSAALAGSLTVAGPAGGAGAVEGGGGGAPAWTPCARAGGPAEQECAELEVPVDYREPGGRQLTIAVSRVRAEDPAARRGTLLMIPGGPGGSGVQALARRGNALREELDGAYDLVSFDPRGVGGSTTASCGLDADDRYLANLRSWPDADGGIAENVARSRRTAEACHANGGAVLRSFTSANEVRDIERFRQALGEEKLSALGNSYGTYVGAVYAQKYPTRTDRWVLDSSGDPDPTRVEQGWMANTSRAVEDRFPDFAAWAADPDRDDEGLRLAERARDVRELFIGIAAELDRTPKESTTEGNPLTGNMLRQAFLNGLYGDSAFPQLARLVQAAHDPAATPVLTPEIAQPLRDEDAAVTMGVVCNDVRWPTSVGAYARATKEDRARHPLTAGMPRNVGPCAFWKGEYADRPTRVTDRGPSNILMIQSLRDPSTPYFGGLRMREALGDRARLVTVDQGGHGMYLANGNACGDSVVTTFLRTGERPRRDVYCAN from the coding sequence ATGACGACTTACCGGAACCACAGCCGAAAGACCCTGCTCCTCGCCCTCTCCGCCGCCCTGGCCGGCTCGTTGACCGTCGCCGGGCCTGCCGGAGGCGCCGGGGCGGTCGAGGGCGGGGGCGGGGGTGCGCCGGCCTGGACACCGTGCGCGCGGGCCGGAGGGCCCGCGGAACAGGAGTGCGCGGAGCTGGAAGTGCCCGTGGACTACCGGGAACCCGGTGGCCGACAGCTGACGATCGCCGTGTCGCGGGTACGCGCCGAGGACCCGGCGGCCCGGCGCGGGACGCTGCTGATGATCCCCGGCGGGCCCGGGGGATCGGGCGTACAGGCGCTGGCCAGAAGAGGGAACGCGTTGCGGGAGGAGCTGGACGGGGCGTACGACCTCGTGAGTTTCGATCCGCGCGGCGTCGGCGGCAGTACGACGGCCAGTTGCGGGCTCGACGCGGACGACCGGTATCTGGCGAACCTGCGGTCCTGGCCGGACGCGGACGGCGGGATCGCGGAGAACGTGGCCCGCTCGCGCCGTACCGCCGAGGCGTGCCACGCCAACGGGGGCGCGGTGCTGCGGAGTTTCACCTCCGCCAACGAGGTACGGGACATCGAGCGGTTCCGGCAGGCGCTGGGGGAGGAGAAGCTGTCGGCGCTGGGGAACTCGTACGGGACGTATGTCGGTGCCGTGTACGCGCAGAAGTACCCGACCCGTACCGACCGCTGGGTGCTGGACAGCAGCGGCGACCCGGACCCGACGCGTGTCGAGCAGGGCTGGATGGCGAACACGTCCCGGGCCGTGGAGGACCGCTTCCCCGACTTCGCGGCCTGGGCCGCCGACCCGGACCGGGACGACGAAGGGCTGCGGCTGGCCGAACGGGCGCGGGACGTGCGGGAGTTGTTCATCGGGATCGCGGCCGAGCTGGACCGTACGCCCAAGGAGTCGACCACCGAGGGCAATCCGCTCACCGGCAACATGCTGCGGCAGGCGTTCCTCAACGGCCTTTACGGCGACTCCGCCTTCCCCCAGCTCGCCCGGCTCGTGCAGGCCGCCCACGACCCGGCCGCCACGCCGGTTCTGACCCCGGAGATCGCGCAGCCGCTGCGCGACGAGGACGCGGCCGTGACGATGGGCGTCGTCTGCAACGACGTGCGCTGGCCCACGTCCGTCGGCGCCTACGCGCGGGCCACGAAGGAGGACCGTGCCCGCCACCCGCTCACGGCGGGCATGCCCCGCAACGTCGGGCCCTGCGCCTTCTGGAAGGGTGAGTACGCGGACCGGCCGACGCGCGTCACGGACCGGGGGCCGTCCAACATCCTGATGATCCAGAGCCTGCGGGACCCGTCCACCCCGTACTTCGGCGGACTGAGGATGCGTGAGGCGCTGGGCGACCGGGCGAGGCTGGTCACCGTCGACCAGGGCGGACACGGCATGTACCTGGCCAACGGCAACGCGTGCGGCGACAGCGTGGTCACCACGTTCCTGAGGACGGGCGAGCGCCCTCGGCGGGACGTGTACTGCGCGAACTGA